ACAAACCTGAAGAGAAAAAGTCGACAATCACCTCTATGTCGGTGGAGAACAGGAAGTTCCCGCCCTCCAAAGAATTCACCAAGAACGCTTACATCAAAAGCCTGGCGGAGTACAAGAAGATCTACAAACGATCGATCGAAGACCCCGACGGCTTCTGGGGTGAGCAGGCTGACTTGATCACCTGGTACAAGAAATGGGACAAGGTGATGGTCAACGACTTTAAAAATGCCAGACATGAGTGGTTTGTGGGCGGCAAACTCAACGTATCCTACAACTGCCTGGACAGGCATCTCACCACCGCCAAGAAAAACAAGGCTGCACTTATCTGGGAAGGCGATATCGGAGATTCCCGCACTTTCACTTACCAGCAGGTCCATTACGAGGTCAGTAAGTTCGCCAACGTGCTGAAAAAGCACGGTGTTAAGAAGGGCGACCGCGTTTCCATATACCTGCCTATGATCCCCGAGTTGGCGTTCGCCATGCTGGCCTGCACCAGGATCGGCGCCATCCACAGCATTGTATTCGGCGGATTCAGCGCCGATGCGCTTAAGGACAGGATGCTGGACTGCAAATCGACCCTTCTCATCTGCGCCGATGGCTATTACCGCGGCGGCAAGGTCGTTCAGAGCAAGGCCAACGCCGACCAGGCGCTGCAGTCATGCCCCCTGGTGAAGGACGTGATCGTTGTAAAGCGCGCCAACAATAATGCCCCCATGGTTTCCGGGCGCGATTACTTCTGGGATGAGGAGCTTGCCACTGTCGGCGCCGTTTGCGAGCCCGAGAAAATGGATTCCGAAGATCCCCTCTTCATTCTCTACACCAGCGGCAGCACCGGCAAGCCCAAGGGTGTGCTGCATACCACGGCCGGCTATCTGCTGTATGTTATGAGGACCTTCCAGTGGATATTCGACTATAAGGACGAGGATACCTTCTGGTGCACAGCCGATATCGGATGGGTTACCGGTCACAGCTACATTGTCTACGGTCCCCTGGGTATGGGCGCCACCAGCCTGATGTTCGAGGGCGTGCCCAACTACCCCAAGCCGGACAGGTTCTGGGACATTATCGAGAAATATAAGGTCAATACCCTCTATACCGCGCCCACGGCTCTCCGCGCCATAATGAAAGATGGCGATGACTGGGTCAAAAAGCACGACCTGAGCTCTTTAAGGCTGCTCGGCACGGTCGGCGAGCCGATCAATCCCGAGGCCTGGATATGGTACTACAATGTTATCGGCGGCGGACGCTGCCCCATTGTTGATACATGGTGGCAGACGGAGACCGGCGGCATACTCATCACCCCGCTGCCCGGCGCCTGGCCGATCAAACCGGGATCTGCTACATTACCCTTCCCTGGCGTGGCGGCCAAGGTCATCCGCGAGGACCGCTCGCAGGCCGGCGTTAACGAAGGCGGTTCGCTTATCATCGAGAAGCCGTGGCCCGGCCTCATGCGCGGTGTTTATGGTGATCCGGAGAGGTTCAAGAATACGTACTTCATCCAGAATCCCGGAGTATACACCACTGGCGATGGCGCCAGGGTGGATGAGGACGGTTACTTCTGGTTGATGGGCCGCATCGACGATGTCATCAACGTGTCCGGCCACAGGATCGGAACGGCTGAGGTCGAGAGCGCACTCGTCTCACATCCCAAGGTCGCGGAGGCTGCTGTAGTCGGTATGCCCCACGATATTAAGGGCCAGGGCATTTACGCCTATGTGACCTTAAAGACGGGCCAGCAGAAATCGGACGAGCTCAAGAAAGAGCTGGTTACACATGTCCGCAAGGAGATAGGACCTATCGCGACTCCCGACAAGATACAGTGGGCCGACAGTCTGCCCAAAACCCGCAGCGGCAAGATCATGCGCAGGATCCTGACCAAGATCGCTGCCAATGACGTATCCAACCTGGGTGATACCACCACGCTGGCTGATCCCAGCGTCGTGGACGACCTGGTTAAGAACAGGGTATAAAGGAGAAAACGGCGCTGCCCGCAAAGCAGCGCCGTTTTTTTATCTACAAAAACAGAGTAATATCATCTAAATTTTCAGGAGGAGAAGGTACAAAATGGCTGAAGAAGCGAGAGTTTTCGGGATGCCTGCTGAGAAGGGCAGGTGGATCTTCGTTGTATTAGGTTTCATCATCAATCTTTGCCTTGGCAGTGTTTACGCATATAGTGTATTTAATGTCCCTGTCAGAAACCTGTTCAATATCGGAGCATTTGATAGCGGATTACCCTTTATGGTATTCCTCGCCTTTTTCGCCGGTATTTTCCCGTTTAGCGGCAGGTTGCTGGAAAAAGTCGGACCCAGGAAGCTGGGCATTATTGGCGGCGTCATCGTCGGACTGGGATGGATACTATCAGGTATTCTACCATCGATGATACCAAGCATCTGGACACTGATTATTACGTATGGAGTTATCGCGGGATCGGGCGTCGGCCTGGCCTACAGCGGCCCTATTCAGGTTGCTACCAGGTGGTTCCCCGATAAAAAAGGTCTGGCGGTAGGTTTAACTGTGGCCGGTTTTGGCGGATCACCTTTCGTCAGCGCCTATGTCGCAAAAGCGCTCATTGATTCAGTAACCGTTTTACCCACGTTCCTTTATCTCGGCATCGCATTTCTGTTATTAATTATCTTGCTGTCCATCCCTTTGAAGTTCCCTGTAGCGGATTGGAAACCTTCCGGATGGACTCCTAAAGCAGGTGCTGCGGTTGCTTCTGCTGATTATGATAGTTCCCAAATGACAAAGACATCCTCATTTTGGGGACTTTTTATCTGTTTTACTATAGGTTCCCTGGCAGGCTTGATGGCCATCAGCATCTCCAGTCCCGTCGCAACGGGAATCATAAAACTTGACTCTGCAGTTGCGGCAATTTTGGTCTCTGTGTTTGCCATATTCAATGGTGGAGGCAGGCCACTGTTCGGTTGGATAACGGACAGGATAACGCCGAGATATGCGGCAATCCTGTCTTTTGTAATTATCCTTCTGGCGTCTATCGGAATGATGTTTGCCGGTCCGGGTACCACGACCCTCTATGTGATCTGTTTCGCCGGGTTCTGGCTGTGCCTGGGTGGTTGGCTGGCAATTGCGCCAACCTCTACGGCCACCTTCTTCGGTATTAAATTTAATGCCAGGAATTATGGCATTATGCTACTGGCCTATGGCATAGGCGCCATTCTGGCCAATTTCATTTCCGGTTTTGCCAGCGACCTGTTTGGCTCATATCTGAGGGCCTTTATTCCGGTCGGTGTACTGGCCTTTGCGGGTCTTTTCATTGCCTTCTTCCTGATGAAACCACCGAAGAAAATCAGTTAGCTGAGATACCTCTGCAATTAAAGATTTAAGTGGGCGGCGGGCATAATACCTGCCGCCCACTTGTGTTTGTTTCTATACCCCTCCTGCAGGTGCTAAAATTATTCTCTGCGGTAAAAAATATGTCTACTGATGCAATTGAAGTCAGGGGCGCTCGGGAACACAATCTCAAGAACATTGACGTTACTATCCCGAGGGATAAACTGGTTGTCATTACAGGCGTCTCTGGTTCAGGCAAGAGCTCGCTGGCATTCGATACCATCTATGCCGAGGGGCAGCGGCGTTATATCGAATCTCTTTCGGCATATGCCCGGCAGTTTCTGGGACGTATGGACAAACCCGATGTCGACTATATCGAAGGCCTGAGCCCTGCTATATCGATCGATCAGAAGGGGCCGTCTCATAATCCGCGCTCCATCGTAGGAACTGTGACCGAGGTTTACGACTACCTGCGCCTGCTGTTTGCCAGGGTAGGAAGGCCGCACTGTCCCCAATGCGGCCGGGAGATATCCCGCCAGACGGTACAACAAATCGTGGATTCGGTACTCCAGATCAAGCCTGATACTCGCATAATAGTACTGGCGCCGTTGATCAGGGACAGAAAAGGTGAACACCTGCAGATATTCGACGATCTGAAGAAGGCAGGATTTGTACGTGTCAGGATCGATGGATACGTGCGCGACCTCTCCGAATCCATACAGCTGGATAAAAACAAGAAACACACGGTGGAAGCCGTAGTGGACCGTATTGTAACAGGTGATGAAAGCAACCGGGCGCGTATAGCCGATTCAGTTGAGACCGCGCTCAAGCTGGGGGGAGGTGTGGTGCTGGTGTCTGTTGCCGAGGGAGAGGAGATGCTCTTTTCGGAGCATTTTGCCTGCGTAAATTGCGGGATCAGCTTGGGCGAGATCGCTCCACGCACATTCAGCTTCAACAGTCCTCATGGCGCCTGCCCGGCCTGTACCGGCCTGGGCATCAAGCTTGAGATCGATCCCGATCTGGTTATACCCAACCGGGAACTGACGATCGCCGAGGGCGCCATCAGGCCGTGGGCTACCTACTCATGGTATATCAGCCAGCTCGAAGAGGTAGCTGGGCAATACGATTTCTCGCTGCGTGTACCTGTGAGCAAGCTCAGCAAGGAACAACTGAATCTGGTGCTGTATGGAGAACATCCTGACCGGCACAGGCACCGTTATCGTTTTGGCAAAGTGCGCGAGTATGCGGTCGGTTTTGAGGGCGTTATACCAAACCTGCAACGTCTGCACAGAGAGACGGAGTCCGAAAACAGGCGCGCAGAGATCGAGAGGTATATGTCGGCGTCGCCCTGTCAGGTTTGCGAGGGGAAAAAGTTGAAACCGGAATCGCTGGCGGTCAGGATCGATGGGAAAAATATTATGGATGTCACGGCCCTATCGGCAGTTGATGCAAGCGTATGGATACAATCCATCACAGGCAGCCGTGACGGCAGGCAAATACTGACCTCCAATGAGAAAATGATCGCGGGGCAAATAATAAAGGAGATTAATGCCCGTCTGGGTTTTCTCAGGGATATCGGCCTTGGATACCTGACTTTAGACAGGGCCTCGGCCACTTTAAGCGGGGGAGAAACGCAGAGGATCAGGCTGGCAACCATGATAGGAAGCGGATTGATGGGCGTTTTATATATCTGTGATGAACCGACCATCGGCCTGCATCCTGCCGATATACACAGGCTGATTAGTACGCTTAGTAAGCTTCGTGACCTGGGCAATACCGTCATCAGTGTCGAGCATGACGAAAGTATGATGAGGGCGGCCGATTTCATTGTTGATCTGGGCCCGGGCGCGGGCGAGCACGGAGGCCGCATCGTTGCGACCGGCGGTATTCAGGATGTGATGAATACCCGTGAATCGATCACCGGTCAGTATTTAAGCGGCGTCAGGCATATACCCATGCCGGCCGGGCGCAGGAATGGATCCGGCAAATTCCTGGTGATCAGAAAGGCAGGGGAGAATAATCTTAAAAACATCGACGTTAAGATCCCGCTGGGCAAGCTGGTCTGCATCAGCGGCGTCTCAGGAAGCGGCAAGAGCACGTTGATGAACGATATTTTGTACAAGAAGCTGGCCCAGGTTTTTTATCAGGCCAGGGACAAGCCGGGGAAATGCGCAGGGATAACGGGCGTGGAGAGTATCGACAAGGTAATAAATATCGATCAGTCTCCTATCGGGCGCACCCCGCGTAGCAATCCGGCTACATATACCGGCGCCTTCACTCCCATCAGGGAGCTTTTCTCATCTGTACCGGAAGCGCGCGTGCGAGGCTACGGGCCGGGCCGTTTCTCGTTTAATGTGCGAGGCGGGCGCTGCGAAGCCTGCCAGGGCGACGGGTATATACAAATTGAAATGCAGTTTCTACCAGATGTCACTGTCCCCTGCGAAGTATGCAAAGGAAGGCGATATAACCGGGAGGCGCTCGAGATACAGTTCAAGGGCAAGAATATTGCTGATGTGCTCGATATGACGATCGAGGAAGCTACTGCCTTTTTTACCAGCTTCCCCAAAGTTAAGAATAAGCTCGCCACATTGTTGGATGTCGGTCTGGGGTATATGCGTCTGGGACAACCTGCCCCGACGCTGTCAGGTGGAGAGGCGCAGAGAGTCAAGCTGGCATCGGAGCTATCGCGCCGGTCGACAGGCAGGACCCTCTATATTTTAGACGAGCCAACGACAGGGCTTTCTTTCGCAGATATCGATTGCCTGCTGAGAGTAATTCAAAGGCTGGTGGACGCAGGCAATACTGTGATCATCATAGAACACCATATGGACGTGATAAAAAACGCAGATTATATCATCGACCTCGGGCCCGGAGCGGGAGACGAAGGAGGTTATCTTATAGCCTCAGGTACGCCTGAGGAGGTGGCAAAAATCGATTCTTCCGCTACAGGGCGTTATTTGAAAGACGTGCTGGCCGGGCGCAGTGGATCTGCTACTCGATCTCGATATCTTTAATGCTCAGCTCCGTGCCGCCTGTTAACTTGATTTTGGTACTGCCGCATGTGGGGCATACGTATTCATAATCCTTGATGGAAAAATCTGCATTGCAGCCGTCGCAATGTCCGCTGACGGGCACTTCGTCGATATTCAAATAGGCGCCTCCGGCTATGGTGTCTTTGGCCACCAGCCCGAAACAGAAGGTGAGCTGCAAAGGTACGATGCCGCGCAGATCGCCGGCCACCAGGTTGATCCTGGTGATCTTCGATGCGCCTTCCTTGCCGGCTGCGCTGAGCGCTATGTCCAGTATATTCTGGGCGATGCCCATCTCATGCATGGCCGGCCCCGCCGGTTTTGTTACGGTGTTTTGCTGTCAGCCACGATACCCATTCGTCCAGTCCGGAGCCGTTTGTGCACGATAGCTCAATGATGTCGATGCCGGGATTAATCTTGCGGGCATTGGCTCTGGCTTCTTTCAAACTGAAGTTGGTGTACTGGAGAAGGTCTATTTTATTGATCAGCATCAGAGCCGATTCACGGAACATCAGCGGGTACTTGAGGGGCTTTTCATCACCTTCTGTAACACTTAAAATCATGATTTTATAATCCTCGCCCACGATAAACTCGGCGGGACAAACCAGGTTTCCCACGTTCTCGACCACCAGGACATCTATTTTATCCAGCTTCAGGTGGGGAAGAGCGGAAGCGACCATGTTGGCATCGAGATGGCAGGCGGTTCCCGTGGTCAGTTGTATGGCGGGGATGTTGAATTTGCTGATGCGGTCTGCGTCCCGCGTCGTCTCGATGTCGCCGACGATAACTCCCAGCCTGAGTTTGCCCTCGACTCTCTCTGCTGTTTTCTCAAGCAGCGAAGTTTTTCCGGCGCCCGGCGAGCTCATCAGGTTGAGCACAAGATTGTGGTTTTCATTGAAAAGCTGCCTGTTCTCTCCGGCTATCCTATCATTGGCTTGCAGCACATCCTGCATAACGTTGATCTTCATATAAGTACCTCTTAGCTGGAGTAATTCTGAGAAGCGCTCCGAGGGTAAGTATACAGCTTTGATAGTTTGTGTGCAAAGGAAATCAGGGTAACTCGTTTGTAATAGGCTCGCCCGTTTACTTATAATAGAACACCACAGTTAACCGGATATCGGAGTCCGCATAATAATAGCTTATCGTATTACACAGGATATTTATGAAAGAACATATTAAGATGATAATACCTGAGCGCATATCGGGATTGGGTGAGCTTGCCTATAATATGTGGTGGAGCTGGCATCCTGAAGCCAGGAACCTGTTCAGGAGACTTGACAGGCTGGTCTGGAAGAATACCGCACATAATCCAGTCAGGTTATTAACGGAAATACCGTATCACCAACTGGTGGCCTGTGCCGAGGACGCCAATTACCTGAGCAGCTACGACGCGACTATGGAGGAGTATCGCAAGAGCCTCTTTGTCAATCCTCCCTGGTTTATGACGAAATATCCACAGCACGGCGACAAATCAGTAGCCTACTTTTCACTGGAATTTGCCCTGCACAACTCGTTGCCGCTTTATGCCGGCGGATTGGGTGTACTGGCGGGAGATTACTGCAAAGCAGCCAGTGATCTCGGTATACCGCTGGTAGGGGTGGGTTTCATGTACCCGCAGGGTTATTTTCATCAGCATATATCGGAGGACGGCTGGCAGACCGAGGTGTATGAGCAACTGGGCTATGATAAAGTCGCGGTTTCACGGGTGATGGACCATGACGGTAAAACTCTGACTGTTCAGGTCCCTCTGGATAGTGTTCATATCAAGGTCGCGGCCTGGCTTCTGAACGTAGGCCGCGTTAAATTGTATCTGCTGGATACAAATCTTGAGGAGAATCCCCAGGCCTATCGGGGATTAACAGCCAGATTGTATGGCGGAGACAGGGAGTTGAGGTTACTTCAGGAGCTGGTAATAGGTATCGGCGGCGTGCGCATACTAAGGGCGTTGGGACTGAAACCCGCAGTCTGGCACGCTAATGAGGGACACACAACCTTTATGCTGGTGGAACGCCTTCGCGAATTCATTAAATCGGGCATGCCGCTGGATGCCGCGCTTAAGTCTGTGGCTGAGACGTCGGTATTCACCACGCATACACCGTTGCCCGCAGGTAACGATACCTTTGCACCCGATATCATCGACAGGTATTTTCACTCCTATTGGGGGGAGCTTGGAATCACAAGGGAGCAATTTTTTGATTTTGGGACCAGCCAGCAGAACAAAGACTCCTTCAATATGACGATACTTGGCCTGAAACTGGCAGGCTACAGAAATGGTGTAAGTAAGCTGCACGGAGAGGTCTGCCGCAGCATGTGGCATGGCCTGTGGCCGGAAAAGCCCGAGTCCGAGGTGCCCATTGTATCTATAACCAACGGCGTACATCTGCCTACCTGGACGGCGCCCCAGATCCAGATTCTATTCAGTCGATTCCTGGGAGATGACTGGGAAGATCATCAGGCTGAGAGGGAAAGATGGGACGGTGTAAATGATATACCTGATGAAGCGATCTGGACCATACATCGTTGGCTGAAGTTTAAACTGGTCGGAGCAATACTGGACCGTGCACGTGAAAGGTGGTCCCATGACCGAGTTGCCGCCATACAGCCACTGGCTATGGGAGCATTGTTAGATCCCGATGTGCTGACCATTGGATTCTCCAGACGCTTCACGGGATATAAGAGAGCTTCACTCATCTTCAAAGATGTTGAAAGGCTAAAGAAAATACTGAATCATGAGATGCAGCCTGTGCAGATTATTTTTGCCGGCAAGGCTCATCCTCAGGACGACGATGGCAAACGGCTGATACAACAGATTTACCGCTATGCCAAGGATCCCGATTATGGTGGAAGGATCGCCTTTGTTGAAGATTACGATATGCATATGGCAAGGGATCTGGTGGCCGGAGTGGATGTCTGGTTAAACACACCGTTAACGTTGATGGAGGCCAGCGGGACGAGTGGTCAAAAGGCGTCGGCGAATGGTGCGGTTAATCTAAGCATACTGGACGGTTGGTGGTTTGAAGGGTACAACGGCGACAACGGCTGGGCCGTGGATGAAAGAGGTCGGATCGATTCAATGGACCGCGATAACGTGACGGCGGATGCCATCTGCGAGCTGCTGGAAGATCACGTGATACCGCTTTACTATGATCGCGACATCAATGGCACGCCACACGGCTGGGTAAAAATGATGAAAGAGAGCATACGCTCAAACGCGCCGCATTTCAATACATCAAGGATGGCCGGCGAATATGTCGAGAGGTTCTACCTGAAAGCTCTGCAATACGCTGAAACAAACAATCTTGAATAAAGCGTATTATGAATGGACGCGCATTGTCCCATATACGTATTGTGATATGATTGAAAATTCAGTAATCTATTAGATGAATTATAATTGAAATGAAGAAGCAACTTAGAAAAATCGGAGTCCTTACATCCGGTGGAGACGCGCCCGGCATGAACGCTGCCATAAGGTCCGTTGTCCGCAGTGCCATATTCCACGAGATGGAAGTAGTCGGCATACGTCGCGGATTCTCGGGCTTAATAGCCGGTGAATTCCAGAAATTCAACCAGCGATCTGTGGCCAATATAATTCAAAAGGGTGGAACCATCCTGGAGACCTCCCGTTGCCCCGAGATGATGGAGGTAGAAGGTCGCAAGAAGGCTATTGATGCTTTATTGTCTCAGGAGATCGATGCTTGCGTGATAATAGGCGGCGGCGGCTCATTCCATGCTGCCCAGGCTATGACTGAGGAAAGCGACATTGCCTTTATGGGAATACCCGGGAGCATCGATAATGATATCTGGGGCACGGATTTTTCGATTGGATTTCATACGGCTGTTAATACTGCCCTGGACGCCATCGACCGCATCAGGGATACCGCCAGCGCCTTCGAAAGGATATTCTTTGTCGAGGTGATGGGCAGGAAATCCGGATTTATCGCGCTTACAGTCGGCCTGGCGGGTGGCGCCGAACAGATCATTATTCCGGAGATCCATATGGATGTGGAGGAACTCTGCCAGAACCTCAGGGAGAGCTTCAAACGGGGCAAGAGAAGCAGTATTATTGTGGTTGCCGAGGGAAACACCGTCGATGATACCATCAATATCGAGAAGTATGTGCAGATGCGCCTCAAGGTCGAGACGCGATTGTGCACGCTTGGCCATATACAGAGGGGAGGATCACCCACAGCCGCAGACAGGATTCTTGCCAGCTGCCTGGGCGTCGCCGCTGTTGAAGGCCTGGTGAACGGGAAAAAGGGGCATGCTGTCGGAGAGGTCAAGGGCGAGATCGTCTACACGCCCTTCAAGGATACCTGGCAAAAGAAAAAGACCATCGATGAACGTTTCCTCAAATATATACCCGTTCTATCTCAGTAAAATCTCATGGTTTCTCGAATATTCTGCTACTGACCATGTTATCGGACAATAAGAAGCATTGCGAAATGGAAAACCCGGTTGTATTTCTAATAATCTGAGGAGGTTTACCCATGGAGATAGTCAAATGGTTCGAGGATCTCGGCAAAGCTGACGTTAATAAGGCCGGCGGCAAAGGCGCAAACCTTGGAGAGCTGGTGAAAGCCGGGCTCCCCGTGCCCCCGGGTTTTGTCGTAACTGCGCAGGCCTATCTGTTGTTCAACACGGAAAGCGGGCTTTCTCAGAAGATCGCACATTCCATGGAGGGGATCAACGTAGATGATACGGCGGAGCTTCAGGCCAAGGCCAGGGAAGTGCAGGGGCTGATTGTAGGTACAGAGATGCCGGCCAATATCAAGGAGGAGATCATCAAGGCTTATGAGGAACTGTCGAAGAAGGATTCGTCCAGGGCGCTGTTCGTGGCGGTAAGGTCATCCGCCACTATGGAGGACTCGGAGCAGGCCTCGTTCGCCGGTATGAATGCAACATTTCTCAACGTTCACGGCAAAGAGGACCTGATCAGGAAAGTAAAGGAATGCTGGGCCTCTTTATACGGTGCAAGGGTGATCTTTTACCGTGCCAAGAAGGAGTTCCTGGATGAGCCTGTGATAGCCGTGGTCGTACAAAAAATGGTCAACTCCGATAAAGCGGGTGTCATGTTTACCGCCGATCCGAGCAATAAAAACATGAGCAGCCTGGTGATCGAGGGCGCCTTCGGCCTGGGTGAAGTTGTAGTAGGTGGATTGGTGTCGCCCGATTACTACGAGGTGGAAAAAAGCAGCCTGAAGGTAAAGGACGCCAGGATATCACATAAAAACTTCAAAATCATACGTGATGAAAAAGGCCGAAACAAGAATGTCGATTTGAGCGATAAAGAGGCCGAACAGCCAGTGCTCAGCGATGCTGAAGTGCAAGAGATCGCCAGGCTGGGCATGAAGATCGAGCAGCACTATGGCAGTCCACAGGATACGGAGTGGGCCATGGAAGGCAAGAAGGTATATATGGTGCAATCCAGGCCGATTACCACCTTGATCGGAGCTGCTGGAGTCGTTTCTGAAGAACTCGATGCGGAGGAGAGCAGGGAGCTGATCAGGGGCCTGGGGGCAAGCCCGGGCCGTGGCAGTGGGGAGGTGCGGGTTCTGGCATCACCCGATAAAGACGATGGATTCGAAAGCGGTGATGTGCTGGTCGCTGAGATGACAACGCCTGACTGGGTTCCCTTGATGAAAAAGGCCTCTGCCATCGTCACTGACGGCGGCGGTGTGACCTGCCACGCTGCCATTGTGTCGCGTGAGATGGGATTGCCCTGCGTGGTGGGAACCCGTAATGCAACCAAGGTTCTCAGTGATAAAATGCTGGTGACAGTCGATGGAACACACGGCATCGTTTATGAAGGGAAACTTAAAGAGGATAAGAAGGCCGAGGAGCCGGGCACCCGGGTGGTGGCCAAGACGGCGCCTATTGTTACAGCGACCAAGCTGTACGTTAATCTGGCCATGCCTCATGAAGCTGAGAGGATCGCCAAGGAAGATGTTGACGGCATAGGCCTGCTCAGGGCGGAGTTCATGGTCATCGATGCCTGTGACGGCGTGCACCCCAGGCAGCTTATGGAGGAAGGCAAGAGCAACCAGTTCATCGATGCCATGGTCAGGAAATTGCGCATCTTTACACGCGCGTTTCATCCCAGACCGGTCATTTATCGGGCTATCGATTTCCGCACCAATGAATTCCGTAACCTGAGGGGTGGCGACAAGTATGAGAGTGTCGAGCAGAATCCTATGATAGGCTTCCGGGGTTGTTACAGGTATGTGATGAATCCGGACCTTTTCGAGCTCGAGCTGAAGGTCCTTCAGAAGGTTCGGGAGCTGGATAAGAACCTTCATCTCATGATCCCGTTCGTGCGAACGCTATGGGAGTTTAAACGCTGCAAGAAAATCATAGATGACAGCGGTCTGATGGATGACAGGGAGATGCAGCTCTGGGTAATGGCCGAGGTGCCCTCAGCGGTTTACTGGCTTGAAGACTATGCCAGGGCAGGTATTCACGGTGTATCCATCGGGTCAAACGATCTCACGCAGCTTGTCCTGGGCGTGGACCGCGA
This genomic window from Dehalococcoidia bacterium contains:
- the acs gene encoding acetate--CoA ligase → MADKPEEKKSTITSMSVENRKFPPSKEFTKNAYIKSLAEYKKIYKRSIEDPDGFWGEQADLITWYKKWDKVMVNDFKNARHEWFVGGKLNVSYNCLDRHLTTAKKNKAALIWEGDIGDSRTFTYQQVHYEVSKFANVLKKHGVKKGDRVSIYLPMIPELAFAMLACTRIGAIHSIVFGGFSADALKDRMLDCKSTLLICADGYYRGGKVVQSKANADQALQSCPLVKDVIVVKRANNNAPMVSGRDYFWDEELATVGAVCEPEKMDSEDPLFILYTSGSTGKPKGVLHTTAGYLLYVMRTFQWIFDYKDEDTFWCTADIGWVTGHSYIVYGPLGMGATSLMFEGVPNYPKPDRFWDIIEKYKVNTLYTAPTALRAIMKDGDDWVKKHDLSSLRLLGTVGEPINPEAWIWYYNVIGGGRCPIVDTWWQTETGGILITPLPGAWPIKPGSATLPFPGVAAKVIREDRSQAGVNEGGSLIIEKPWPGLMRGVYGDPERFKNTYFIQNPGVYTTGDGARVDEDGYFWLMGRIDDVINVSGHRIGTAEVESALVSHPKVAEAAVVGMPHDIKGQGIYAYVTLKTGQQKSDELKKELVTHVRKEIGPIATPDKIQWADSLPKTRSGKIMRRILTKIAANDVSNLGDTTTLADPSVVDDLVKNRV
- a CDS encoding OFA family MFS transporter → MAEEARVFGMPAEKGRWIFVVLGFIINLCLGSVYAYSVFNVPVRNLFNIGAFDSGLPFMVFLAFFAGIFPFSGRLLEKVGPRKLGIIGGVIVGLGWILSGILPSMIPSIWTLIITYGVIAGSGVGLAYSGPIQVATRWFPDKKGLAVGLTVAGFGGSPFVSAYVAKALIDSVTVLPTFLYLGIAFLLLIILLSIPLKFPVADWKPSGWTPKAGAAVASADYDSSQMTKTSSFWGLFICFTIGSLAGLMAISISSPVATGIIKLDSAVAAILVSVFAIFNGGGRPLFGWITDRITPRYAAILSFVIILLASIGMMFAGPGTTTLYVICFAGFWLCLGGWLAIAPTSTATFFGIKFNARNYGIMLLAYGIGAILANFISGFASDLFGSYLRAFIPVGVLAFAGLFIAFFLMKPPKKIS
- the uvrA gene encoding excinuclease ABC subunit UvrA — encoded protein: MSTDAIEVRGAREHNLKNIDVTIPRDKLVVITGVSGSGKSSLAFDTIYAEGQRRYIESLSAYARQFLGRMDKPDVDYIEGLSPAISIDQKGPSHNPRSIVGTVTEVYDYLRLLFARVGRPHCPQCGREISRQTVQQIVDSVLQIKPDTRIIVLAPLIRDRKGEHLQIFDDLKKAGFVRVRIDGYVRDLSESIQLDKNKKHTVEAVVDRIVTGDESNRARIADSVETALKLGGGVVLVSVAEGEEMLFSEHFACVNCGISLGEIAPRTFSFNSPHGACPACTGLGIKLEIDPDLVIPNRELTIAEGAIRPWATYSWYISQLEEVAGQYDFSLRVPVSKLSKEQLNLVLYGEHPDRHRHRYRFGKVREYAVGFEGVIPNLQRLHRETESENRRAEIERYMSASPCQVCEGKKLKPESLAVRIDGKNIMDVTALSAVDASVWIQSITGSRDGRQILTSNEKMIAGQIIKEINARLGFLRDIGLGYLTLDRASATLSGGETQRIRLATMIGSGLMGVLYICDEPTIGLHPADIHRLISTLSKLRDLGNTVISVEHDESMMRAADFIVDLGPGAGEHGGRIVATGGIQDVMNTRESITGQYLSGVRHIPMPAGRRNGSGKFLVIRKAGENNLKNIDVKIPLGKLVCISGVSGSGKSTLMNDILYKKLAQVFYQARDKPGKCAGITGVESIDKVINIDQSPIGRTPRSNPATYTGAFTPIRELFSSVPEARVRGYGPGRFSFNVRGGRCEACQGDGYIQIEMQFLPDVTVPCEVCKGRRYNREALEIQFKGKNIADVLDMTIEEATAFFTSFPKVKNKLATLLDVGLGYMRLGQPAPTLSGGEAQRVKLASELSRRSTGRTLYILDEPTTGLSFADIDCLLRVIQRLVDAGNTVIIIEHHMDVIKNADYIIDLGPGAGDEGGYLIASGTPEEVAKIDSSATGRYLKDVLAGRSGSATRSRYL
- the hypA gene encoding hydrogenase maturation nickel metallochaperone HypA; protein product: MHEMGIAQNILDIALSAAGKEGASKITRINLVAGDLRGIVPLQLTFCFGLVAKDTIAGGAYLNIDEVPVSGHCDGCNADFSIKDYEYVCPTCGSTKIKLTGGTELSIKDIEIE
- the hypB gene encoding hydrogenase nickel incorporation protein HypB, whose product is MKINVMQDVLQANDRIAGENRQLFNENHNLVLNLMSSPGAGKTSLLEKTAERVEGKLRLGVIVGDIETTRDADRISKFNIPAIQLTTGTACHLDANMVASALPHLKLDKIDVLVVENVGNLVCPAEFIVGEDYKIMILSVTEGDEKPLKYPLMFRESALMLINKIDLLQYTNFSLKEARANARKINPGIDIIELSCTNGSGLDEWVSWLTAKHRNKTGGAGHA